Proteins encoded together in one Orbaceae bacterium lpD01 window:
- a CDS encoding YggS family pyridoxal phosphate-dependent enzyme, with product MIDIAQNLAQLNQKIVTAAQHCQRDPKQITLVAVSKTKPVSAIEAAIAAGQYQFGENYVQEGVDKVDYFQQLSTQVPLIWHFIGPLQSNKTRTVAEHFDWIHTVDRLKIAERLSAQRPATKAPLNVLIQINISQEQSKSGIMAEQLFALAAQIAPLPQLKLRGLMAIPAPESAPAQQLAVFKQMQLLFSQLKQIYPDVDTLSMGMSDDMASAIAAGSTLVRIGSTIFGARDYPR from the coding sequence ATGATTGATATTGCGCAGAATTTAGCTCAGCTCAACCAAAAAATCGTCACCGCCGCGCAGCATTGCCAGCGCGATCCCAAACAGATCACCTTAGTTGCAGTCAGTAAAACCAAACCAGTGAGCGCAATCGAAGCAGCAATCGCGGCGGGTCAGTACCAGTTTGGTGAGAACTATGTTCAGGAAGGGGTCGACAAAGTGGATTATTTTCAGCAACTGTCCACTCAAGTCCCTCTCATCTGGCATTTTATTGGTCCATTACAATCCAATAAAACCCGCACGGTTGCTGAACATTTTGACTGGATTCATACGGTTGATCGGTTAAAAATTGCCGAGAGACTCAGTGCCCAGAGACCGGCAACCAAAGCACCATTAAACGTGCTGATTCAAATCAATATTAGCCAGGAACAGAGCAAATCCGGCATTATGGCCGAGCAGCTCTTTGCACTGGCCGCGCAAATTGCGCCGCTGCCTCAGCTAAAGTTAAGAGGCTTGATGGCGATACCCGCACCCGAATCGGCACCAGCGCAACAGTTAGCGGTATTTAAACAGATGCAGTTGCTGTTTAGTCAGCTTAAACAGATTTATCCTGATGTGGATACCCTATCGATGGGAATGAGTGACGATATGGCGAGCGCGATAGCTGCTGGCAGCACTTTAGTGAGAATCGGCAGCACCATTTTTGGTGCCCGTGATTATCCACGCTAG
- a CDS encoding YggT family protein, with translation MASIFYIINTLLTICLYIFMLRSWMQYARVNFYNPFTQFIVKITQPILGPLKKVLPYFKKFDSATFLVIYVIALIKVMFICAYGLKAPLFNVQYLLFAVYAILHAIGHLIFWLLLVRAILSWISRGQSSAEDLLFQLTEPLVQSIRRIIPPLGNIDLSFMVVVFILFALNMLATDLFGFIWLLM, from the coding sequence ATGGCATCAATTTTTTACATCATTAATACCCTATTGACTATTTGTCTGTATATTTTTATGTTACGTTCATGGATGCAATACGCACGCGTGAACTTCTATAATCCGTTCACCCAATTTATTGTCAAAATTACGCAGCCAATTCTCGGGCCGCTCAAAAAAGTTTTGCCCTATTTCAAAAAATTTGATAGTGCGACCTTTTTAGTGATCTACGTGATTGCCCTCATCAAAGTCATGTTTATTTGCGCTTATGGCTTGAAAGCGCCGTTGTTTAATGTTCAGTATCTGCTTTTTGCCGTCTATGCGATTTTACATGCAATCGGCCATCTGATCTTCTGGTTACTCTTGGTACGAGCCATTTTAAGTTGGATAAGTCGCGGACAATCATCGGCTGAAGATCTGCTTTTCCAGTTAACTGAGCCGCTGGTTCAGTCGATTCGCCGTATTATTCCGCCACTCGGCAATATCGACTTATCGTTTATGGTCGTAGTATTTATCCTGTTTGCGTTAAATATGCTCGCGACTGATCTGTTTGGTTTTATCTGGTTGCTGATGTAA
- the yggU gene encoding DUF167 family protein YggU, translating into MVEYHPESGVLRLWLYIQPKASRDQIVGEHNQALKIAITAPPVDGQANQHLVKFLAKQFKVAKSAVCVEKGELGRHKQVAIQNPVIIPDVIAGLLAVNDE; encoded by the coding sequence ATGGTGGAATATCATCCAGAAAGTGGCGTGTTAAGATTGTGGCTGTATATTCAGCCGAAAGCCAGTCGCGATCAGATTGTCGGTGAGCATAATCAGGCACTAAAAATTGCCATCACCGCCCCACCGGTTGATGGTCAGGCGAATCAGCATTTGGTCAAATTTTTAGCCAAACAGTTTAAAGTTGCCAAAAGCGCGGTGTGTGTCGAAAAGGGTGAACTGGGTCGGCATAAACAGGTCGCGATACAAAATCCAGTCATCATTCCGGACGTAATTGCCGGTTTATTAGCGGTCAATGATGAATGA
- the zupT gene encoding zinc transporter ZupT, whose translation MISTPLILTILAGASTFIGAILGILTKKPSEKLLGFSLGFAAGIMLLISLMEMLPAALATPSISPILCYIMFMLGLLGYFVIDRLLPHYHPQDIPCEQGDLACIEQYQHAHQHKIKRTAILLTLGISIHNFPEGIATFVTASANLELGIGIAVAVAIHNIPEGLAVAAPIYIATGSKWQALFWASISGLSEILGGVLTFVLLGHYVTATMMASIMALVSGIMVALAVDELIPLAKEVDPRTNPSIGILSGMTVMGFSLILLQYF comes from the coding sequence ATGATTTCAACCCCACTGATACTGACCATACTTGCCGGCGCCTCAACCTTTATTGGCGCGATTTTAGGGATTTTAACCAAAAAACCTTCCGAAAAATTATTGGGATTCTCACTCGGTTTTGCCGCCGGGATTATGTTACTGATCTCGCTGATGGAGATGTTGCCGGCCGCGCTGGCCACGCCGTCGATCTCACCGATCCTCTGCTATATCATGTTTATGCTAGGTTTATTGGGCTATTTTGTGATTGACCGCTTGCTGCCCCACTATCATCCGCAGGATATTCCTTGTGAACAAGGTGACTTAGCCTGTATTGAACAGTATCAGCACGCTCATCAACATAAAATAAAACGGACCGCTATCCTGCTGACGCTGGGGATTAGTATTCACAACTTTCCGGAAGGCATTGCCACCTTTGTCACCGCCAGTGCCAATCTGGAGTTGGGCATTGGTATTGCGGTCGCGGTGGCAATTCATAATATCCCCGAGGGTTTGGCCGTCGCCGCACCAATCTATATTGCTACAGGTTCTAAATGGCAAGCGCTATTTTGGGCCAGTATTTCCGGCCTGTCTGAGATTTTAGGCGGCGTACTCACCTTTGTGCTATTAGGTCACTATGTAACAGCGACGATGATGGCCTCAATTATGGCGTTAGTCTCCGGTATTATGGTGGCACTGGCCGTTGATGAGCTAATTCCGCTGGCTAAAGAGGTCGACCCACGGACCAATCCCAGTATTGGCATCTTATCTGGTATGACGGTGATGGGTTTTAGCCTGATTTTATTGCAGTATTTTTAA
- a CDS encoding dual specificity protein phosphatase family protein: MKIVCALNRVAGFVSHQSVVGWSGKSCNKDNPDYLFKQTDDAIYFNMIDGDNPEYISDDMINPALDFIKKALDKGDKVFIYCSKGESRSPSIALMYLLENSLIERENAVAEFTSRYYEKYLPKRGNLEYIQNRWL, from the coding sequence ATGAAAATTGTATGCGCTCTAAATCGAGTTGCAGGATTTGTTAGTCATCAATCAGTTGTTGGATGGTCAGGTAAGAGTTGTAATAAAGACAATCCTGATTATCTATTCAAACAAACTGACGATGCTATCTACTTTAATATGATTGATGGAGATAATCCTGAATATATCAGTGATGATATGATTAACCCAGCTCTTGATTTCATAAAAAAAGCATTAGATAAAGGCGATAAAGTTTTTATATATTGTAGTAAAGGTGAGTCAAGAAGTCCTTCCATTGCGCTGATGTATTTACTGGAAAATAGCTTGATCGAACGGGAAAATGCAGTAGCTGAGTTCACATCGCGTTACTATGAAAAATACTTACCTAAGCGTGGTAATTTAGAATATATCCAAAACCGGTGGCTTTAG
- a CDS encoding histidine phosphatase family protein: MRKLFPLVGLLVISLGLSQVVYANQTIVFVRHGEKPHDDSGQLSCKGLNRSLALPEVLLNRYGKPDAIYAAAPKQQKLGSSLRAVQTIAPTATRLSQPIHQEYHAKQIDEMQHALLDKNYRDALIFVVWEHNNLTKIVQGIISQAGGDPTIVPKWKGSDFDSIYIVHIDRDDHDKITATFEQAQEGLNDVSDQCGVAKR; the protein is encoded by the coding sequence ATGCGTAAATTATTCCCCTTAGTCGGCTTATTAGTCATTAGCTTAGGATTGAGCCAGGTTGTCTACGCCAATCAAACTATCGTATTTGTACGTCATGGCGAGAAGCCACACGATGACAGTGGCCAGCTATCCTGTAAAGGGCTCAATCGCTCGTTAGCCTTGCCTGAGGTACTACTCAATCGTTATGGTAAGCCTGATGCAATCTATGCCGCCGCGCCAAAACAACAAAAGCTCGGCAGCTCGTTACGTGCAGTGCAAACCATTGCGCCAACGGCCACTCGTCTGTCACAACCAATTCATCAGGAATATCACGCCAAACAGATCGATGAGATGCAGCACGCTTTACTCGATAAAAACTATCGTGATGCGCTGATTTTTGTAGTCTGGGAACACAATAATCTGACCAAAATTGTTCAAGGCATTATCAGCCAAGCCGGCGGCGATCCAACTATCGTGCCGAAATGGAAAGGCAGCGATTTTGATAGTATCTACATTGTACATATTGATCGCGATGACCATGATAAGATCACAGCCACCTTTGAACAGGCCCAGGAAGGTCTCAATGACGTCTCTGATCAGTGTGGTGTAGCCAAGCGATAA
- a CDS encoding YicC/YloC family endoribonuclease, with protein sequence MIRSMTAYARKEVNQPWGNAVWEIRSVNQRYLETYIRLPEQFRALEPVIKERLRQRLTRGKVECVLRFDVDPAAAQQALIINKALAEQILSAVDWLKQDHQVGEVNPIELLRWPGVISAKGQDLDMISTALLALLEQTLDDFIEVREREGQALEALIVQRLNGITGEVDKIRQHMPSILVWQKERLLAKLAEANVELENNRLEQELVLMAQRLDVAEELDRLTTHVKETFAILKRNEAVGRRLDFMMQEFNRESNTIGSKSINVDITNSAIELKVLIEQMREQIQNIE encoded by the coding sequence ATGATCCGCAGTATGACGGCTTATGCGAGAAAAGAAGTGAACCAGCCATGGGGCAATGCGGTCTGGGAAATTCGCTCGGTCAATCAACGCTATTTAGAGACCTATATTCGGTTACCGGAACAGTTCCGCGCCTTAGAGCCGGTGATCAAAGAGCGTTTAAGACAGCGTTTAACCCGGGGTAAAGTCGAATGTGTCTTACGCTTTGACGTTGATCCAGCAGCGGCGCAGCAAGCGTTAATTATCAATAAAGCACTGGCAGAACAGATCTTATCTGCGGTAGATTGGCTCAAACAGGACCATCAGGTAGGCGAAGTCAATCCGATTGAGTTACTACGCTGGCCGGGTGTGATATCAGCCAAAGGTCAGGATTTAGATATGATCTCTACGGCGCTGCTGGCGTTACTCGAGCAGACCTTAGATGACTTTATTGAAGTCAGAGAGCGTGAAGGTCAGGCACTGGAAGCGCTGATTGTGCAGCGTTTAAATGGTATTACCGGCGAAGTCGATAAAATCCGTCAACATATGCCCTCGATTTTAGTCTGGCAGAAAGAACGTTTACTGGCTAAGTTGGCCGAAGCCAATGTCGAACTGGAAAACAATCGTCTTGAGCAGGAGCTGGTGCTGATGGCGCAGCGTCTGGATGTGGCTGAAGAGCTGGATCGCTTAACGACTCATGTTAAAGAGACCTTTGCCATCTTAAAACGCAATGAAGCAGTAGGGCGCCGTTTAGATTTTATGATGCAAGAGTTCAACCGCGAATCGAATACCATCGGCTCAAAATCGATTAATGTCGATATTACCAACTCTGCGATTGAGCTCAAAGTCCTGATTGAACAGATGCGTGAGCAGATTCAGAATATTGAATAA
- the rph gene encoding ribonuclease PH, which produces MRPAGRLAQQVRPITLTRHYTKHAEGSVLVEFGETKVLCTATIEEGVPRFLKGQNQGWITAEYGMLPRSTHTRNHREAAKGKQGGRTLEIQRLIARSLRAAVDLKALGEFTITLDCDVIQADGGTRTASITGACVALVDALNKLVASGKLKSNPMKGLVAAVSVGIVNGEAVCDLEYTEDCTAETDMNVVMTEDGRMIEVQGTAEGEPFSHAELLTLLDLANQGIKQIMDIQKAALQD; this is translated from the coding sequence ATGCGCCCAGCAGGCCGTCTCGCGCAACAAGTGCGCCCGATAACATTAACACGTCATTATACCAAACATGCAGAAGGCTCAGTACTGGTTGAGTTTGGTGAAACCAAAGTTCTGTGTACTGCCACCATTGAAGAAGGTGTGCCGCGTTTCTTAAAAGGTCAAAATCAAGGCTGGATTACCGCCGAATATGGCATGTTACCGCGTTCAACCCATACCCGTAATCATCGTGAAGCCGCCAAAGGTAAACAAGGTGGACGTACGCTGGAGATTCAACGTTTAATCGCCCGCTCACTACGCGCAGCCGTTGACCTAAAAGCGCTGGGTGAGTTTACCATTACGCTCGATTGTGACGTGATTCAGGCCGATGGTGGCACACGTACCGCGTCAATTACCGGTGCTTGTGTTGCTTTAGTCGATGCACTAAATAAACTGGTAGCTAGTGGTAAGTTGAAAAGTAACCCAATGAAAGGCTTAGTTGCGGCTGTCTCCGTAGGCATCGTCAATGGCGAAGCGGTGTGTGATTTAGAGTACACCGAAGATTGCACGGCGGAAACCGATATGAATGTCGTGATGACTGAAGATGGTCGCATGATCGAGGTGCAAGGCACCGCAGAGGGTGAACCGTTTAGCCATGCTGAGTTATTAACGCTACTTGATTTAGCCAACCAGGGTATCAAACAGATTATGGATATTCAAAAGGCGGCCTTACAAGATTAA
- the pyrE gene encoding orotate phosphoribosyltransferase, whose translation MKLYKRQFIQFALDRQVLKFGEFTLKSGRKSPYFFNAGLFNTGKDLALLGRFYAEALIDANIAYDVVFGPAYKGIPIVSATVVALSEHHNLEVPYCFNRKEAKDHGEGGNLVGTPINHSRVMLVDDVITAGTAIRESMNILKANHAKLAGVLISLDRQERGQGELSAIQEIKQHYHCDVIAIITLDDLIQYLEEGDDQSEQLAKVREYRKQYGIK comes from the coding sequence ATGAAGTTATATAAACGCCAATTTATTCAATTTGCACTGGATCGGCAGGTCCTTAAGTTTGGCGAATTTACTTTAAAATCTGGCCGAAAAAGTCCCTACTTTTTCAATGCTGGTCTCTTTAATACTGGTAAGGATTTAGCCTTACTGGGCCGTTTTTATGCCGAAGCGTTGATTGATGCAAATATCGCCTATGATGTGGTTTTTGGGCCGGCTTATAAAGGTATTCCGATTGTTTCGGCAACGGTGGTTGCGCTGTCTGAGCACCATAACCTTGAAGTGCCCTACTGTTTTAACCGTAAAGAAGCCAAAGATCATGGCGAAGGCGGTAATCTGGTTGGCACACCCATTAATCATAGCCGCGTGATGTTAGTGGATGACGTTATTACAGCCGGTACCGCAATCCGTGAATCGATGAATATCCTTAAAGCCAATCACGCCAAATTAGCCGGCGTATTGATTTCGCTTGATCGACAGGAACGCGGTCAAGGTGAACTCTCCGCCATTCAAGAGATTAAACAGCACTATCACTGTGACGTGATTGCGATCATCACCTTAGACGATCTAATTCAATATCTTGAAGAAGGCGATGACCAGTCTGAGCAACTAGCCAAAGTACGCGAATACCGCAAGCAGTACGGCATCAAATAG
- a CDS encoding acyl-CoA dehydratase activase-related protein, translating into MATLFRFGLDVGSTTAKCVLLDEQDNFIYSKYIRHNTFIIPTVLDMLAEIKQQCGADITLSVKVTGSAGMGIAEKAQITFIQEVIAASEVVQRQYPEVSTLIDIGGEDSKMIFFFADRPPDIRMNGSCAGGTGAFIDQMASLLNVPVSQFDSLAQQYDQVYPIASRCGVFAKTDVQNLISRNVSKPDIAYSVLHAVCIQLVNTLARGYDITPKIMLIGGPFSFIPTLAHAALDTLTLTPADLVSTPYPTLLSAWGATIHPLERTVLPLQDLMVRLQQSITTSEADIASRLPALFNPSFSFLHWQKQRRYIEIPQMALADYSHKRAFLGIDSGSTTTKIALLSEHDKLLFRYYAPNNGHAIQALIDGLTALKQAIAAQPNPIDIVRTAVTGYGEELLKAAFSIDEGLVETMAHYAAAKHIQPNVSFIMDIGGQDMKAIFVANGVVNHIELNEACSAGCGSFIETFAKSLNANMTDFAKAACQSNHPCDLGTRCTVFMNSKVKQALRENASIGDISAGLAFSVIKNAIYKVLKLHDMRKLGKYIVVQGGTFKNPAVFRALEQLTEADIACSDMPELMGALGCALVAKANYLRDGQASQFIGLENLAKAQAYRAKNSRCKGCENQCDIILYRFENGQRYYSGNKCERFLSNQPVPKTHAFNMFDYKNALLFDRVNQPASPKQLTIGIPRVLGLYENFPFWHTLLTLCQFNVTLSPQSTMAIYEAGAGTVMSDSICFPAKLVHGHIAALAKQQIDRLFMPMVVLEAKEFDNAVNHYNCPIVSSYAEVVQSAINPLKRYGIPLDHPVINFSDVKLLRKGCWQYCQSVNPQLDRKMFERAFAQAVAAQADYKRALHKKAQAILAQAAQQGRYVFILAGRPYHSDSLINHKTPEILNALGCDVITEDAILSTDNALSADLQICTQWSYPNRLYQAATFVASQPNHVQFVQLNSFGCGPDAIVSDECKAILEAKGKTSTLIRVDEITATGSVRLRLRSILESLKLNRYQQNPARPRATTAVFSLADKTRRVILAPHLSDFYSPLLPPLFALSGYRLETLPKPDKSSVEWGLKYCNNEICYPATIIVGDIIKALRSGRYHRDEVAIGITQTGGQCRASSYLSLIQKAMISNGFADVPIISLSAGNIAEHAQPGFKLNGLKTLPAAFIGILMADAIAKMYYACAPRERHQGDSLKLKNDYMQRVTLALAQRLNYKGCYQLLAQAVQDFNQIDTQPIDCPKIGIVGEIYVKYNSFGHQHSIDWLVQQGIEPVIPPMIEFFAQVFINYESDVENHLLRKNYLNYLLYFMEKIAQRQINKTNQILSQFNYYQPFHDIRDLANQAKTILSLSNQYGEGWLIPAGIMAFAQQGIDNVISVQPFGCIANHVIAKGIEKRLRDLHPSLNLLCLDFDDGAGEVNVLNRLHFMVSSLKYRQLERIL; encoded by the coding sequence ATGGCAACACTATTTCGATTTGGATTGGATGTCGGTTCAACGACCGCAAAATGCGTACTGTTGGATGAGCAAGATAATTTTATTTATAGCAAATATATTCGGCATAATACCTTTATTATACCGACAGTACTAGATATGTTAGCTGAGATCAAACAGCAATGTGGGGCTGATATCACCTTATCGGTCAAAGTGACTGGTTCTGCGGGGATGGGCATTGCCGAAAAGGCACAGATTACTTTTATTCAGGAGGTTATTGCCGCTTCTGAAGTGGTGCAGCGTCAATATCCTGAGGTTAGTACCTTAATTGATATCGGCGGTGAAGATAGTAAAATGATCTTCTTTTTTGCTGATCGGCCGCCAGATATCCGTATGAACGGCAGCTGTGCAGGCGGAACTGGCGCGTTTATTGACCAGATGGCCAGCCTGCTCAATGTGCCGGTCAGTCAGTTTGATAGCTTAGCGCAGCAATATGATCAGGTTTATCCGATTGCTTCTCGCTGTGGGGTGTTTGCCAAAACTGATGTGCAAAACCTAATAAGCCGAAATGTCTCTAAACCCGATATTGCCTACTCGGTGCTACATGCAGTCTGTATTCAACTGGTTAATACGTTGGCACGCGGCTATGACATAACCCCGAAAATTATGCTCATCGGTGGTCCATTTTCCTTTATTCCAACCCTGGCGCATGCCGCCCTCGATACCTTAACATTAACGCCGGCCGATTTAGTCTCAACGCCATATCCCACGTTATTGTCAGCCTGGGGAGCCACCATTCATCCGCTTGAGCGAACCGTATTACCGCTACAGGATTTGATGGTTCGTTTACAGCAATCGATCACGACAAGTGAAGCCGACATCGCCTCACGCCTGCCAGCGCTATTTAATCCATCCTTCTCTTTTTTACACTGGCAAAAGCAGCGCCGCTATATTGAAATTCCGCAGATGGCGCTGGCCGATTATTCGCATAAGCGGGCTTTTTTAGGGATTGATAGTGGTTCAACCACCACTAAAATTGCCTTACTCAGTGAACATGATAAACTGCTGTTCCGTTATTATGCGCCCAATAATGGCCATGCTATTCAGGCGCTCATCGATGGATTAACCGCCTTAAAACAGGCCATCGCTGCGCAGCCTAATCCGATTGATATTGTACGAACCGCGGTCACTGGTTATGGTGAAGAGCTCTTAAAAGCGGCGTTCTCGATAGATGAGGGGCTGGTTGAAACCATGGCCCATTATGCTGCCGCCAAACATATTCAGCCTAATGTCAGTTTTATCATGGATATTGGCGGTCAGGATATGAAGGCTATTTTTGTGGCGAATGGGGTAGTCAATCATATTGAGCTCAATGAGGCGTGCTCGGCTGGCTGTGGTTCGTTTATTGAAACCTTTGCCAAGTCACTCAATGCCAACATGACCGATTTTGCCAAAGCCGCCTGTCAGTCCAATCATCCGTGTGATTTAGGCACGCGCTGTACGGTATTTATGAACTCAAAAGTGAAACAAGCCTTGCGGGAAAATGCCTCGATCGGTGATATTTCGGCCGGACTGGCATTTTCAGTGATCAAAAATGCCATTTATAAAGTGTTGAAATTGCATGATATGCGCAAATTGGGCAAATATATTGTCGTGCAGGGCGGTACTTTTAAAAATCCAGCGGTATTCCGGGCCTTAGAACAGCTGACCGAAGCGGATATTGCTTGCTCGGATATGCCGGAATTAATGGGCGCTTTGGGCTGTGCATTAGTAGCCAAAGCCAACTATTTACGCGATGGACAGGCCAGTCAATTTATTGGACTGGAGAATCTGGCTAAAGCGCAGGCCTATCGGGCGAAAAATTCACGTTGTAAGGGCTGTGAAAATCAGTGTGATATTATCCTTTATCGGTTTGAAAATGGCCAGCGTTACTATTCGGGTAACAAATGTGAGCGTTTTCTCAGTAATCAACCGGTGCCTAAAACGCACGCTTTTAATATGTTCGATTATAAGAATGCTTTGCTCTTTGATCGCGTCAATCAGCCGGCTTCACCCAAGCAATTAACGATCGGTATCCCGCGCGTACTAGGGCTCTATGAGAATTTTCCTTTTTGGCACACCTTATTAACGCTATGTCAGTTCAACGTGACATTGTCACCGCAATCAACCATGGCGATTTACGAAGCCGGGGCCGGCACGGTGATGTCAGACAGTATCTGTTTTCCGGCAAAATTGGTGCATGGACATATTGCCGCACTGGCAAAGCAGCAGATTGATCGACTGTTTATGCCGATGGTGGTGCTGGAAGCCAAAGAGTTTGACAATGCCGTCAATCACTATAACTGCCCGATTGTCAGTAGCTATGCTGAGGTGGTGCAGAGTGCTATCAATCCACTGAAACGCTATGGTATCCCTTTAGATCATCCGGTGATTAATTTTTCTGATGTGAAACTCTTGCGCAAAGGGTGCTGGCAGTACTGCCAGTCGGTTAATCCTCAGCTTGATCGTAAGATGTTTGAGCGGGCTTTCGCTCAGGCTGTGGCGGCACAAGCCGATTATAAACGGGCACTCCATAAAAAGGCCCAGGCCATTTTGGCGCAGGCCGCGCAGCAGGGCCGCTATGTCTTTATTCTGGCGGGTCGGCCTTATCATAGCGACAGCCTGATTAACCATAAAACCCCAGAAATACTCAATGCGTTAGGCTGTGATGTGATTACTGAGGATGCGATTTTAAGCACCGATAATGCACTGTCAGCTGATTTACAGATCTGCACACAGTGGAGTTATCCTAATCGTCTCTATCAGGCAGCGACTTTTGTTGCCAGTCAGCCTAATCATGTCCAGTTTGTTCAGCTAAACTCTTTTGGCTGTGGGCCTGATGCGATTGTTAGCGATGAGTGTAAAGCCATCTTAGAGGCGAAAGGCAAAACCAGTACGCTCATTCGGGTGGATGAGATAACCGCTACTGGCTCGGTGCGGTTAAGGTTAAGATCCATTCTGGAATCACTCAAACTCAATCGTTATCAGCAAAATCCCGCTAGACCAAGAGCGACAACGGCGGTGTTTTCACTGGCCGATAAAACCCGGCGAGTGATTTTAGCGCCGCATCTTTCGGATTTCTATTCACCGCTGTTACCGCCACTATTTGCGTTATCGGGTTATCGTCTGGAGACCTTACCTAAGCCGGATAAATCCTCGGTCGAATGGGGACTCAAATACTGTAATAATGAGATCTGCTATCCGGCCACGATCATTGTCGGTGATATTATCAAGGCGTTGCGTTCCGGTCGTTATCATCGAGATGAAGTTGCCATTGGTATTACCCAAACCGGAGGACAGTGCCGGGCCAGTAGCTACTTATCACTCATCCAAAAGGCCATGATCAGTAACGGTTTTGCCGATGTACCGATCATCTCCTTAAGTGCCGGTAATATTGCTGAACATGCGCAGCCAGGTTTTAAATTAAATGGACTTAAAACCCTGCCAGCGGCGTTTATCGGCATTTTAATGGCGGATGCGATTGCTAAAATGTACTATGCTTGCGCGCCGCGTGAGCGTCATCAAGGGGACAGCTTAAAATTAAAAAATGACTATATGCAGCGAGTGACTTTAGCGCTGGCGCAGCGCTTAAATTATAAAGGCTGTTATCAGTTACTTGCCCAGGCGGTACAAGATTTCAATCAGATTGATACTCAGCCGATAGACTGCCCCAAAATTGGTATCGTGGGTGAAATCTATGTGAAATATAATAGTTTTGGTCACCAGCACAGTATTGATTGGTTAGTGCAGCAGGGGATTGAACCGGTAATCCCGCCGATGATTGAGTTCTTTGCGCAAGTATTCATCAATTATGAGAGCGATGTAGAGAATCATCTGCTGCGTAAAAATTATCTGAATTATCTGCTCTATTTTATGGAAAAAATCGCCCAAAGGCAGATCAATAAAACCAACCAGATTTTAAGTCAGTTTAACTATTATCAGCCATTTCATGATATTCGTGACTTAGCTAATCAAGCCAAAACGATATTAAGTCTGAGTAATCAGTATGGCGAAGGTTGGCTTATTCCGGCCGGGATTATGGCCTTTGCCCAGCAAGGCATCGATAATGTGATTAGTGTGCAGCCGTTTGGTTGTATTGCCAATCATGTGATAGCCAAAGGGATTGAAAAGCGGCTGCGTGACCTGCATCCGAGCCTTAATCTGCTCTGCCTCGATTTTGATGATGGCGCTGGCGAGGTGAATGTATTAAATCGGCTGCACTTTATGGTCAGCTCACTGAAATACCGCCAGCTCGAACGTATCTTATAG